From Methanobacterium petrolearium:
ATTAGTGGAAAGCTCTGCAAAAATAGATTATAGAGTGTTGAATTTGTTGTTACTGGAAGGAGTCCAGAAATATGACATAATTCGTGACCATTACACTGAATTTTATTATAATCTGTTTGAATTCAACAAGGATGTAATTAGGGAAGGTGTAACTCAGGGAATGATTAGAACCGACATTGATATCAATGAACTTGCATTACACACTCAAACTGTTTTAGTGGGAACAATTGTTATATGGGTGGTAATGCCCACCATCCCCCTGAAAGAAATAATGGAATCCAACATAAACCAGCTATGGGATTACCTGAAAAAAAAGGTTTAATCATTATAAAATTCATCATTCAACCTTATTTTTTAAAAATAAAAAATTTCATAACGATTAAAATATTTAATAGTTATTTACCACTTCAAATCTCAACAATTACGTTTTACCCACTTTATTTAGTTTTAACTTTTTTGTAATTCACCCACAATTATAATAATTAATCATTGCAAACAGAGTAATCGCTATGTTTATATAGTATTAATTTCTCATTCTTTTATCAAGACTGAAGAGTTAAACCTTAAAAAAAAGAGATTAAGAGTAAGGGAGTGTTGATGAAATGAAGATAGCTGTAATTGGTGGAACTGGTGGACAGGGATTAGGAATTGCAATACGTTTTGTACAGGCTAAAGAAGACGTTATAATTGGATC
This genomic window contains:
- a CDS encoding TetR/AcrR family transcriptional regulator, which encodes MDTKSRILETAFKLFLEKGFAGVSLNEVIKASDITTGGFYYHFDSKDTLLVAVIEKYIFNYFNSTIDQIRHFEGTPKEKLKSATLLLVGDDLNSEQTTKLVESSAKIDYRVLNLLLLEGVQKYDIIRDHYTEFYYNLFEFNKDVIREGVTQGMIRTDIDINELALHTQTVLVGTIVIWVVMPTIPLKEIMESNINQLWDYLKKKV